A stretch of the Kwoniella shandongensis chromosome 13, complete sequence genome encodes the following:
- a CDS encoding calcium/proton exchanger has product MTVTPILEPEPEPDIEGHHRPYSQDNHNNHHNHQEQEQEQTEPTPTSTHSSTTVASTPPVATTNTTNTDSHDVLTLPLAVPIGSTPPLEDRTVRSKDFFTPKAILNPQPRSKSRPGHARYPSITITSVEDAQTAEDNNGDGGKIEQDGHAIAAIRSNSEPALPTSTAATITRNRLAPLKGLSIPLPPKMGPPGGEEETKVKKHFEEPTWKQCFRNTIKSQPALCITPVLLPIAWALHFTHQNPVAVFVVSLIGIVPLAGGLGFATEELAHRVGEAWGGLLNASFGNAVELLIAILALVKGDIDIVQASMVGSILSNVLLVLGMSYFAGGLRFHEQLYTIIGAQMHISLLGISLMAIVLPAAYHYAYPSTSEIVNSTRNGALQPEGEELNNLLKMSRGLSFILLAVYAMFLTFQLYTHAYLFRIPREKVQHPLPGPAPHHEHVFPRPHWVDSIVDSSSSSSSSSASSIRSGRSERHSPFRRFRRFSVSSRAHERRHEADVENALASGLVEGEKTLSPTATDGTPRTPTSPTHTSDTLHPPTFEHSRHRDIESQSSSSSSDSSSEVYVDDDGTVHVQPKVRFAFAMLMLCAMTGLAGITAECLVGSIDGLTETGNISREFVGLILLPVIGNSVEHITAVTVSVKDKLNLSMSIAVGSSIQVSLCLLPILVLVGWAIGQPMLLFFDTFETIALVISVLLVNFAISDGRTNYLEGFVMMMAYLSIALVCWFYDPAV; this is encoded by the exons ATGACAGTGACTCCTATCCTCGAACCTGAACCAGAACCGGATATAGAGGGTCATCATAGACCTTACTCCCAAGATAACCACAACAaccatcacaatcatcaagaacaagaacaagaacagaCAGAACCCACTCCTACTTCTACTCATTCAAGTACCACGGTCGCTTCTACGCCACCCGtcgccaccaccaacaccaccaacaccgactCACACGATGTGCTCACACTTCCTCTCGCCGTCCCGATTGGATCCACTCCACCTCTCGAGGATCGGACGGTCCGATCCAAGGATTTCTTCACCCCCAAAGCCATCTTGAatcctcaacctcgatctAAATCCAGACCGGGCCACGCCCGTTATCCATCAATCACTATCACAAGTGTGGAAGATGCCCAAACGGCCGAAGACAATAATGGTGACGGTGGCAAAATCGAACAAGATGGACATGCGATCGCAGCGATCCGATCCAATTCCGAGCCCGCTTTGCCAACCAGTACTGCAGCCACGATCACAAGAAATCGATTGGCGCCGCTGAAGGGGTTGTCGATCCCACTTCCGCCAAAGATGGGTCCACccggaggggaagaggagacaaaGGTCAAGAAGCATTTCGAAGAACCCACCTGGAAACAGTGCTTCAGG AACACGATCAAGTCCCAGCCAGCGCTTTGCATTACACCGGTCCTCCTCCCGATCGCCTGGGCTCTGCACTTCACTCACCAGAACCCCGTGGCAGTATTCGTCGTTTCACTCATCGGTATCGTACCTCTTGCCGGTGGTCTTGGTTTTGC CACTGAAGAATTAGCTCACCGTGTCGGTGAGGCCTGGGGTGGTCTCCTCAACGCAAGTTTCGG TAACGCTGTCGAACTGCTAATTGCAATTCTCGCCTTGGTCAAGGGCGATATCGACATCGTACAAGCCAGTATGGTGGGAAGTATCCTAAGTAATG TCCTACTTGTGTTGGGTATGAGTTATTTC GCTGGTGGTCTTCGATTCCACGAGCAACTATACACGATCATTGGAGCGCAGATgcacatctccctcttggGTATATCA TTGATGGCCATCGTCCTTCCCGCTGCGTATCACTACGCATACCCCTCGACATCCGAGATTGTCAATTCGACGCGGAACGGAGCGCTCCAAcccgagggagaagagttGAATAACCTTCTCAAGATGTCTCGAGGGTTGAGTTTCATCCTATTGGCGGTATACGCAATGTTCCTTACATTCCAGCTGTATA CCCACGCATATCTCTTCCGCATCCCTCGAGAGAAGGTGCAGCACCCTTTGCCCGGTCCCGCGCCTCACCATGAGCACGTCTTCCCGCGTCCTCATTGGGTCGACTCGATTGTCGAttcgtcgagctcttccagctcatcctCCGCATCATCCATCCGTTCaggacgaagcgagagaCATTCGCCTTTCCGTCGATTTCGTCGATTCTCCGTATCGTCGCGAGCTCATGAGCGAAGACACGAAGCGGATGTCGAAAACGCCCTCGCCAGCGGGTTggtcgaaggagagaagacaCTCAGTCCGACTGCGACAGACGGAACTCCTCGGACTCCCACCTCGCCCACTCATACAAGCGATACCTTGCACCCACCGACTTTCGAACATAGTCGACACCGTGATATAGaatctcaatcttcttcatcctcttccgatTCCAGCTCGGAAGTGTAcgttgacgacgacggtACGGTGCATGTTCAGCCCAAAGTTCGATTCGCGTTTGCGATGTTGATGCTCTGTGCGATGACCGGTCTTGCGGGTATCACTGCCGAATGCTTAGTCGGTTCCATCGACGGATTGACCGAGACTGGAAACATCTCGAGGGAGTTTGTCGGTCTCATCTTGTTGCCTGTCATTGGTAACTCAGTCGAACACATCACGGCAGTCACGGTCTCGGTGAAAGACAAGTTGAACCTCTCGATGTCGATCGCGGTCGGCTCAAGTATCCAAGTATCGTTATGTCTCTTACCCattttggttttggtgggCTGGGCCATTGGACAACccatgttgttgttcttcgaCACTTTCgagac GATCGCACTGGTGATCTCGGTGTTGCTCGTCAACTTTGCCATCTCGGATGGTAGAACCAACTATCTCGAAGGCTTCGTCATGATGATGGCGTATCTCTCCATCGCGTTGGtctgctg GTTCTACGACCCGGCCGTGTGA
- a CDS encoding mitochondrial 37S ribosomal protein bS16m — MPVRIRLARHGHRKSPVYHIVAINSKRPREGKPLELLGKYDPIPRVRIDDPVIGGGGIPPPAANVFGSDPSLVRKEKKIEWNVERIRWWLGVGAEPTRTVVKLLERGGVLTTPHKWQHPWSPAPQTTSSTSTAGSVETAAGETTGFAGKTAS; from the exons ATGCCTGTACGAATCCGATTAGCCCGACATGGTCATCGTAAATCACCTGTGTACCACATCGTCGCCATCAACTCCAAACGACCTCGAGAAGGTAAACCTCTCGAATTATTAGGGAAATACGACCCTATCCCCCGAGTCCGAATTGACGATCCTGTTATTGGAGGTGGGGGGATCCCCCCGCCTGCAGCGAATGTTTTTGGGAGTGATCCGAGTTTGgtcaggaaggagaagaagattgagtgGAATGTGGAGAGGATAAGGTGGTGGCTTGGCGTTGGAGCAGAACCTACAAGAACGGTAGTCAAGCTTTTAGAGAGG GGAGGAGTTTTGACAACACCACACAAATGGCAACATCCTTGGTCGCCTGCTCCTCAAACGACaagctcaacatcaacgGCAGGATCGGTGGAGACAGCAGCAGGAGAGACGACCGGTTTCGCAGGCAAGACAGCATCATGA